caacatataaaagagacacgtgctccactatgttcatcgcagccttatttataatagccagaaactggaaagaacccagatgcccttcaacagaggaatggatacagaaaatgtggtacatctacacaatggaatattactcagctatcaaaaacaacgagtttatgaaattcgtaggcaaatggttggaactggaaaatatcatcctgagtgagctaacccactcacagaaagacatacatggtatgcactcattgataagtggctattagcccaaatgcttgaattaccctagatccctagaacaaaggaaactcaagacggatgatcaaaatgtgaatgcttcactccttctttaaatgaggaaaaagaatacccttggcagggaagggagaggcaaagattaaaacagagactgaaggaacacccattcagagcctgccccacaggtggcccatacatatacagccacccaattagacaagatggatgaagcaaagaagtgcagaccgacaggagccggatgtagattgctcctgagagacacagccagaatacagcaaatacagaggcgaatgccagcagcaaaccactgaactgagaataggtcccccgttgaaggaatcagagaaagaactggaagagcttgaaggtgctcgagaccccaaaagtacaacaatgtcaagcaaccagagcttccagggactaagccactacctaaagactatacatggactgaccctggactctgtccccataggtagcaatgaatatcctagtaagagcaccagtggaaggggaagccctgggtcctgctaagactgaacccccagtgaactagactatgcggggagggtggcaatggggggaggtttgggaggggaacacccataaggaaggggaggggggagggtgatgtttgtccggaaaccgggaaagggaataacacttgaaatgtatataagaaatactcaagttaataaaaaaaaaaaaaaagaaatatacagaacctaaaaaaaaaaaaaaaaaaaaaaaagagttgagagtGGTGATTTCTTTCAGAAGACACAATTTTGGTTCCCAGAGCCCGTGCTGGCCAGCTTCCAGCGACCTGTATTGTAGGAAACCTAACACCCTTTTCTGGTATATGTAGGCTCCTACATGTATGTTAGCACAACCCCCGCCcaatacaaacacatgcacacacacacataggcacctgcacacacacacacacacacacacacacacacacatacacacacacacacacacagagatagagatagagatagatagagatagatagatagatagagagagagagagagagagagagagagagagagagagagaatataaggAAATTTTCAGAACATTCACAGTTTAAGAAATAATTGTAACATTGAAAGAATAGAAGTCCATCAGTTTTGGTGGCTACTTTAATGGAGTGGTTCTTTTACAGTTAAGATCAAATGGTGAATTTATCTTTTATCATAAATGGTTACTTACTCCATCTTCAGGAACTTCAGAATTTCCTTGTTCTCCTTGGCATCATGGAAACGTATgaaatcctaaaaataaaagaacatttaaTCAATTTGGACCATTCTCTCTAATTAAATTCAAATGTGAACTACTAATTATTTTGCTGAGACTTTTGCAAACCTCTAGTAGCTAAGGAAGATGAATAATTTCCTCAGAATAACAGTTATTccatattataataaatataccTAATTATCTCTTACCAAGATGTGACAATATTTTAGGATTAAATACCCATTTTCTTGTCTGAAACACAATTAACTTATTCTGTTGATGAGTAAACCTGACTTTCATACTCCACACATTGAATTTTACCCATATATATGATTTTAAGTTACAAAATACAATTAAGATGAACAGTCAGGCTTACGCCACAATATTCTTGTCCGTTGAATATCTGAGGTGGAATAGCCTTGGGAGAGGCAACCTTAGTACGCATTTCTTCCAGAACTTCGGTACTGACGGCTATATCAATTAACTCATACTTAATTTTATAAATGTCTAAAACTCTCATAACttcttcttgtctttgttttatctagatagaaaaaaaagagataataaGTTATTCAGTGTGCCCTaataattttgtttgctttttttttacttattcattaatTATGAAAGAGGAAGAGTCATTATTGGTGCCAAGCATGGGTGCAAAACTAACTATGCAATTTTGTTGtttgattatgtgtgtgtatatattatatgtagtTTATAGGTCATATGCATTATGATATATgctatatatgatatatatgcatatatttgaaattttctaaTTGAACAGGACCACAAATTTTTTCAAAAATGTGCGGCAatctaagaaaaaatatatttacataaagaTATATATGCTTGGACAATCATGCATacccaaaaaatttaaaaaaagccaaAGTGAACCATCCCAAGGCATTACCTTGCTCTGAAGAGCAAACAgcctgtatgtatatatttatctacatttagaagagagaataaaaataaccggaaattaaatgagaaaatagaatgaaaaattaaatacCTCATGAAATTAAGATATAAAAACTGAATGATTAATTTGTGCTGTGCTCTTGAATTGCCAAATTTGTATCTTGTATTAACAGATTGTATCTAATGTTTAACTTCCTTTAAAACAGACAATGGTTAAAGTACAATTGTAGcagctttttttaaaacttactttgtaATTGGAAATTGAACCACTGTAACATAAATACTGGGTAAAATTgaggggtttttgttttcatGTGATAATCTTGAGCAATTTTGTCAAATAATACTTGTGATACTAGAATGTGATAATAATCTGACAACCTTCAACCCCAACATAATGAAGTGGGCTTTCTGTAAAAAATGCATGTCAGTAAGATATTTGTTTGATGTTCAAAAGTTGTAACCTGGTTATACTTTAAAAAGATGGTCTGTATGCAAAGGACAGCAAAGAAATTTCTAAATTCCAAAATTCAGGCTTtctattttctcaactgaagccCTGAcaaccagcagaaagaatggaaataggtgTCCTCGGGAAGTCGGAGGTGGAGGGACCCTCTAGGATGTACCAGAGAtgtgggagatgagagactctcaggactcaaagggccttagatgaaatgccctacagtggggagagggaacttgttgagcccacctccagcagaaagacagggcatcaagtggaggaatggggttgctatcccacagtcaaaaactctgacccagaattgttcctatctgaaagaactgcagggacaaaaatggagaagagactgagggaaaggaagtccagtgaccTGCCCAACGTTAGATCAAGCTCTAGGGGAATCCCCAAGGCTATGGTGtccttacaaacaggagcctagcatgagtaCCCTcagaaaggcccaacaagcagctgaaagagtcagatgcagatatttacatccaaccaatggacagaagctgctgacccctgtggttgaattagggaaaagctggaggaagctgaagagaaTGGCAACTCTGTAGTTCCTATagaacagcagtctcaactgacctggacccctgagatctctcagatacttgatcaccaaccaggcaccatacaccagctgagatgaggaatgtatacagcagaggactgtcgggtctggactcagtgagacaagatgcacctaactctcaggaagctggaggcacCAGGGGAGTAGGGAGATCTGGTGGAGTTAGGGTATTGGGGGCTGGGGACATAGTATTCCAAATggtaggggaggaggaatgggataaggaacagtcagagggcttATCAGATTGGGAGGAGGATAAAGACTGGATTGTAAAggttaaagaataataaaacaataatttaaaaaaagtttttaaaattgcaaaatatattgcatgagacTTGAGTCATCTTTGCACAGTATTTTTCTAAACCTCTCCAGGCAAACCCATTGAGAGAACAGTTACATAGAGCAGTGATATTCAGTTTGTGATTCACAGACTGGCAGCCTCAGGATCACTTCCACCTCACATCTCCAGCATCAGAAACGCTGAGGGTAGTGCCAGGAATAATTCGTTCTACTATCCTTGCCAGATGATGGTTATGCAACAGTTTGAGTGTCATAGATCAGCAGTTTGGTGTTGCATTCTTCGTGGCTCTTACTTGAGATTGTTCCCTGCTGTAGGTTGTTATGCCCGACAGTATAGAAGTCACATGCTGTGTATTTGCTGTTGCTCTTGTAAAACTGGGGAAATATAATTGACTTTCTTTAAAACTGCTTCTTATTTTTATGCAAAATTATTAATCTACTTGACCAGGCTTTATGTGAAAGTAATCTCCTTTTCCTAGGCTGAGATCAAATCTCATTCCTCCCTTCACCTATAGTGTATGACCTGCAGTAAGGATATGATGTCTGCTTGGCAACGATTTATTGGTTGTCCTGAAAGTGAAACTCTGAAGGGTAAAAATTGTAATTCTTCAGTCTTTTATGAGAACACTGAGTACTGGCTTTTGAAGACAATATGATAAAAGGATATGCAACATACCAACATTTGTGATTACATTTTGCAATGTCTCTTTGAATACTTTGTGTGAAATGAATATACTAAAATTAATctcactttttttctgttttaaatgacTAGTAATAAAATTTTACTTAGCACTCATTATGTGTCTATTGGACAGGGCTATTCTGTAATACTTCCTAAACATTGCTCAAAATAATTCATCTAAAGTTTAATTCATGTAAGATATATGCGACCTATGAAAATATATCAACTTATTAGAAATAAACAATTGGCCTTTTGATGGATTGCTTGGTCTTCTCTGGGGACTGGATCTATACACCTactgtcagtttttttttctttcccat
The window above is part of the Rattus norvegicus strain BN/NHsdMcwi chromosome X, GRCr8, whole genome shotgun sequence genome. Proteins encoded here:
- the Sh3bgrl4 gene encoding SH3 domain-binding glutamic acid-rich-like protein 3 → MSKIIIYYASVSGSREIKQRQEEVMRVLDIYKIKYELIDIAVSTEVLEEMRTKVASPKAIPPQIFNGQEYCGDFIRFHDAKENKEILKFLKMESEFS